The Synechocystis sp. PCC 6714 genome includes the window GGGCACAATCTGGGCAAAGTTAATGTTGAAACCGTGGGCAAACAAAAGCACGTTACCGGCAACTAGGTTGGGGGCAATCTCTGCTTCGTAAACGGATTTTTGCACTTCATCGGGCAGGAGAATCATAATTAGATCCGCCGCTTTGGCCGCTTCAGCCACAGATAAAACTTTTAGTCCGGCTCCTTCTGCTTTGGCTACGGACTTACTACCGCTGTATAGCCCGACGACCACGTTAACGCCACTATCTTTGAGGTTGAGCGCATGGGCGTGACCTTGGGAGCCATAGCCGATAATAGCCACGGTTTTTCCGGCTAAGAGGTCAAGATTGGCATCCTGATCGTAATACATACGAGCCATGTAACTATCTCCTTGCTGCGATTGAATGGTGCTCTGCAAACTTTTAATCATAGCAAAGGCCGGTCTGCTTATTCTGTCCTGTAAGTGTTGTAGGATCAGATTCTGCGCCCGTTAAATTTTAGCTTTTGGCCTATGCCTGCCCTAATCGATACTGTTAAATCTATTGATGATGAACTTTCCCGTCGTCCCATCGACCTAGACCCAGCCGGTTACTGGTTGGTGATGTTAGACCGGGAAGCCGGGCTATTGAAAGTGGAACACTACAGCAATGACATTAATGACCAGGGTTTAGCGGTGGACCCGGAAACGGGGGAGGTGATTGCCTGCCAAGGGGGGAGAAAAAGATTGCCCACTTTGACGTTAGCTGGTCGCACTGCTAAGGAATTGTGCGTGAAAATTTTTGAGGAGTTGGACTCTTGTCCAGTAACTATGCTTAACCATGCAGCTTACCTGGGCCGGGAGTTGATGCGGGCGGAATTGGCTCTAACTGGGGGCGGAGAATATATTCAGGATTAGTTAAAACGTCCTAGACAAGCAAATTTTGTCAACGGCAATCAATAGCAATAAATCTGGAGACTGAAACGATGGAAATTTTACCGGCGATCGATTTACTAGGGGGCAAGTGTGTCCGTCTCTATCAGGGGGATTATGACCAATCCCAGGTGTACCACGAAGATCCAGTGGAAGTAGCTCGCCAGTGGCAAGCCCAGGGAGCTAGTCGTTTGCATTTGGTGGACCTCGATGGAGCAAAGGAAGGGAAGCCGGTCAATTTAGAGGCGATCGCCAATATTGTTAAAACCCTAACCATTCCTGTACAGGTAGGCGGAGGTTTGAGGGATAGAAACCGGGTTAAACAATTGCTAGATCTGGGGGTGGAGCGAGTCATTCTGGGCACAATCGCCGTGGAAAATCCTGACTTAGTCGGGGAATTATGTACGGAGTTTCCTGGTCAAATTGTGGTGGGTATTGATGCCCGCAACGGCAAAGTGGCCACTAGGGGTTGGCTAGAAACTTCTACGGTGGAAGCGGGGGAACTGGCCCAACGTATGGAAAAACTGGGGGCGGCGGCTATAATCTACACCGATATTCATCGCGACGGCAC containing:
- the hisA gene encoding 1-(5-phosphoribosyl)-5-[(5-phosphoribosylamino)methylideneamino]imidazole-4-carboxamide isomerase — its product is MEILPAIDLLGGKCVRLYQGDYDQSQVYHEDPVEVARQWQAQGASRLHLVDLDGAKEGKPVNLEAIANIVKTLTIPVQVGGGLRDRNRVKQLLDLGVERVILGTIAVENPDLVGELCTEFPGQIVVGIDARNGKVATRGWLETSTVEAGELAQRMEKLGAAAIIYTDIHRDGTMQGPNLEALRQLANQLTIPVIASGGVSQVKDLLNLLSLESLGVNGVIIGKALYTGDIQLAEAIRAVGNGRWQDVPPMDFPRLG
- a CDS encoding DUF4346 domain-containing protein codes for the protein MPALIDTVKSIDDELSRRPIDLDPAGYWLVMLDREAGLLKVEHYSNDINDQGLAVDPETGEVIACQGGRKRLPTLTLAGRTAKELCVKIFEELDSCPVTMLNHAAYLGRELMRAELALTGGGEYIQD